A window of the Equus asinus isolate D_3611 breed Donkey chromosome 20, EquAss-T2T_v2, whole genome shotgun sequence genome harbors these coding sequences:
- the CYB5R2 gene encoding NADH-cytochrome b5 reductase 2 isoform X5 yields MFGVSLRQISHNTRRFRFGLPSPDHVLGLPVGNYVHLLATIDGVMVVRAYTPVSSDDDRGFVDLIIKIYFKNVHPNYPEGGKMTQYLENMKIGDTIFFRGPTGRLFYHGLGKFSIRPQKTCETEKKLAHHLGMIAGGTGITPMLQLIRHITKNPSDTTTMSLIFANQTEEDILVRKELEEVARTHPDQFKLWYTLDRPPVGWKYSSGFITADMIKEHLPPPGKSTFILVCGPLALIQTAAHPNLETVGYTKDRIFTY; encoded by the exons ATGTTCGGCGTCTCGTTGCGG caAATCAGTCACAACACCCGGAGGTTCCGCTTTGGACTGCCCTCGCCAGATCACGTCTTAGGGCTTCCTGTAG GTAACTATGTCCATCTCTTAGCCACAATTGATGGTGTTATGGTGGTCAGGGCTTATACGCCTGTGTCCAGTGATGATGATCGAGGCTTTGTGGACTTAATTATAAAG ATCTACTTCAAAAACGTACACCCCAATTATCCAGAAGGGGGGAAGATGACGCAGTACTTGGAGAACATGAAAATTGGAGACACCATCTTTTTTCGAGGGCCAACTGGGCGCCTGTTCTATCATGGGCTAG GGAAGTTTTCAATCAGACCACAGAAAACATGTGAGACTGAAAAAAAGCTGGCCCATCACCTGGGAATGATTGCTGGGGGCACAG GGATTACCCCCATGCTGCAGCTCATTCGCCACATCACCAAGAACCCCAGTGACACGACCACGATGTCCCTCATCTTTGCCAACCAG ACAGAGGAGGATATCTTGGTGAGGAAGGAGCTTGAAGAAGTTGCCAGAACTCATCCAGACCAGTTCAAACTGTGGTACACCCTGGATAGGCCTCCAGTTG GCTGGAAGTACAGCTCAGGCTTCATTACTGCTGACATGATCAAGGAACACCTCCCTCCTCCTGGGAAGTCAACGTTCATCCTGGTGTGTGGGCCTCTAGCCCTGATCCAGACAGCTGCTCACCCTAACCTGGAGACAGTGGGTTATACCAAGGACAGGATTTTCACCTACTAG
- the CYB5R2 gene encoding NADH-cytochrome b5 reductase 2 isoform X1 codes for MFGVSLRDPSLLLAITVIGVTVLLFTLKSMNSRRRRLITLQNPETKYPLPLIEKEQISHNTRRFRFGLPSPDHVLGLPVGNYVHLLATIDGVMVVRAYTPVSSDDDRGFVDLIIKIYFKNVHPNYPEGGKMTQYLENMKIGDTIFFRGPTGRLFYHGLGKFSIRPQKTCETEKKLAHHLGMIAGGTGITPMLQLIRHITKNPSDTTTMSLIFANQTEEDILVRKELEEVARTHPDQFKLWYTLDRPPVGWKYSSGFITADMIKEHLPPPGKSTFILVCGPLALIQTAAHPNLETVGYTKDRIFTY; via the exons ATGTTCGGCGTCTCGTTGCGG GACCCATCCCTGCTCCTTGCCATCACCGTTATCGGGGTTACAGTGCTCCTGTTCACCCTGAAGAGCATGAACTCAAGAAGGAGACGTCTTATCACCTTACAGAACCCTGAAACCAAGTACCCACTGCCCTTGATTGAGAAGGAG caAATCAGTCACAACACCCGGAGGTTCCGCTTTGGACTGCCCTCGCCAGATCACGTCTTAGGGCTTCCTGTAG GTAACTATGTCCATCTCTTAGCCACAATTGATGGTGTTATGGTGGTCAGGGCTTATACGCCTGTGTCCAGTGATGATGATCGAGGCTTTGTGGACTTAATTATAAAG ATCTACTTCAAAAACGTACACCCCAATTATCCAGAAGGGGGGAAGATGACGCAGTACTTGGAGAACATGAAAATTGGAGACACCATCTTTTTTCGAGGGCCAACTGGGCGCCTGTTCTATCATGGGCTAG GGAAGTTTTCAATCAGACCACAGAAAACATGTGAGACTGAAAAAAAGCTGGCCCATCACCTGGGAATGATTGCTGGGGGCACAG GGATTACCCCCATGCTGCAGCTCATTCGCCACATCACCAAGAACCCCAGTGACACGACCACGATGTCCCTCATCTTTGCCAACCAG ACAGAGGAGGATATCTTGGTGAGGAAGGAGCTTGAAGAAGTTGCCAGAACTCATCCAGACCAGTTCAAACTGTGGTACACCCTGGATAGGCCTCCAGTTG GCTGGAAGTACAGCTCAGGCTTCATTACTGCTGACATGATCAAGGAACACCTCCCTCCTCCTGGGAAGTCAACGTTCATCCTGGTGTGTGGGCCTCTAGCCCTGATCCAGACAGCTGCTCACCCTAACCTGGAGACAGTGGGTTATACCAAGGACAGGATTTTCACCTACTAG
- the CYB5R2 gene encoding NADH-cytochrome b5 reductase 2 isoform X3: MFGVSLRVGPQSRDGPTGRSPRCGGGGSREKSRRAPWRRNGGQGRKRPGMPASRRDPSLLLAITVIGVTVLLFTLKSMNSRRRRLITLQNPETKYPLPLIEKEQISHNTRRFRFGLPSPDHVLGLPVGNYVHLLATIDGVMVVRAYTPVSSDDDRGFVDLIIKIYFKNVHPNYPEGGKMTQYLENMKIGDTIFFRGPTGRLFYHGLGKFSIRPQKTCETEKKLAHHLGMIAGGTGITPMLQLIRHITKNPSDTTTMSLIFANQTEEDILVRKELEEVARTHPDQFKLWYTLDRPPVGWKYSSGFITADMIKEHLPPPGKSTFILVCGPLALIQTAAHPNLETVGYTKDRIFTY, from the exons ATGTTCGGCGTCTCGTTGCGGGTGGGTCCCCAGAGTCGGGACGGCCCGACGGGACGAAGCCCGAGATGCGGAGGCGGCGGGAGCCGGGAAAAGTCCAGAAGGGCCCCGTGGCGCCGGAATGGGGGACAAGGGAGAAAGAGGCCCGGGATGCCGGCGTCGCGTCGG GACCCATCCCTGCTCCTTGCCATCACCGTTATCGGGGTTACAGTGCTCCTGTTCACCCTGAAGAGCATGAACTCAAGAAGGAGACGTCTTATCACCTTACAGAACCCTGAAACCAAGTACCCACTGCCCTTGATTGAGAAGGAG caAATCAGTCACAACACCCGGAGGTTCCGCTTTGGACTGCCCTCGCCAGATCACGTCTTAGGGCTTCCTGTAG GTAACTATGTCCATCTCTTAGCCACAATTGATGGTGTTATGGTGGTCAGGGCTTATACGCCTGTGTCCAGTGATGATGATCGAGGCTTTGTGGACTTAATTATAAAG ATCTACTTCAAAAACGTACACCCCAATTATCCAGAAGGGGGGAAGATGACGCAGTACTTGGAGAACATGAAAATTGGAGACACCATCTTTTTTCGAGGGCCAACTGGGCGCCTGTTCTATCATGGGCTAG GGAAGTTTTCAATCAGACCACAGAAAACATGTGAGACTGAAAAAAAGCTGGCCCATCACCTGGGAATGATTGCTGGGGGCACAG GGATTACCCCCATGCTGCAGCTCATTCGCCACATCACCAAGAACCCCAGTGACACGACCACGATGTCCCTCATCTTTGCCAACCAG ACAGAGGAGGATATCTTGGTGAGGAAGGAGCTTGAAGAAGTTGCCAGAACTCATCCAGACCAGTTCAAACTGTGGTACACCCTGGATAGGCCTCCAGTTG GCTGGAAGTACAGCTCAGGCTTCATTACTGCTGACATGATCAAGGAACACCTCCCTCCTCCTGGGAAGTCAACGTTCATCCTGGTGTGTGGGCCTCTAGCCCTGATCCAGACAGCTGCTCACCCTAACCTGGAGACAGTGGGTTATACCAAGGACAGGATTTTCACCTACTAG
- the CYB5R2 gene encoding NADH-cytochrome b5 reductase 2 isoform X2 — protein sequence MNSRRRRLITLQNPETKYPLPLIEKEQISHNTRRFRFGLPSPDHVLGLPVGNYVHLLATIDGVMVVRAYTPVSSDDDRGFVDLIIKIYFKNVHPNYPEGGKMTQYLENMKIGDTIFFRGPTGRLFYHGLGKFSIRPQKTCETEKKLAHHLGMIAGGTGITPMLQLIRHITKNPSDTTTMSLIFANQTEEDILVRKELEEVARTHPDQFKLWYTLDRPPVGWKYSSGFITADMIKEHLPPPGKSTFILVCGPLALIQTAAHPNLETVGYTKDRIFTY from the exons ATGAACTCAAGAAGGAGACGTCTTATCACCTTACAGAACCCTGAAACCAAGTACCCACTGCCCTTGATTGAGAAGGAG caAATCAGTCACAACACCCGGAGGTTCCGCTTTGGACTGCCCTCGCCAGATCACGTCTTAGGGCTTCCTGTAG GTAACTATGTCCATCTCTTAGCCACAATTGATGGTGTTATGGTGGTCAGGGCTTATACGCCTGTGTCCAGTGATGATGATCGAGGCTTTGTGGACTTAATTATAAAG ATCTACTTCAAAAACGTACACCCCAATTATCCAGAAGGGGGGAAGATGACGCAGTACTTGGAGAACATGAAAATTGGAGACACCATCTTTTTTCGAGGGCCAACTGGGCGCCTGTTCTATCATGGGCTAG GGAAGTTTTCAATCAGACCACAGAAAACATGTGAGACTGAAAAAAAGCTGGCCCATCACCTGGGAATGATTGCTGGGGGCACAG GGATTACCCCCATGCTGCAGCTCATTCGCCACATCACCAAGAACCCCAGTGACACGACCACGATGTCCCTCATCTTTGCCAACCAG ACAGAGGAGGATATCTTGGTGAGGAAGGAGCTTGAAGAAGTTGCCAGAACTCATCCAGACCAGTTCAAACTGTGGTACACCCTGGATAGGCCTCCAGTTG GCTGGAAGTACAGCTCAGGCTTCATTACTGCTGACATGATCAAGGAACACCTCCCTCCTCCTGGGAAGTCAACGTTCATCCTGGTGTGTGGGCCTCTAGCCCTGATCCAGACAGCTGCTCACCCTAACCTGGAGACAGTGGGTTATACCAAGGACAGGATTTTCACCTACTAG
- the CYB5R2 gene encoding NADH-cytochrome b5 reductase 2 isoform X4, with protein sequence MPASRRDPSLLLAITVIGVTVLLFTLKSMNSRRRRLITLQNPETKYPLPLIEKEQISHNTRRFRFGLPSPDHVLGLPVGNYVHLLATIDGVMVVRAYTPVSSDDDRGFVDLIIKIYFKNVHPNYPEGGKMTQYLENMKIGDTIFFRGPTGRLFYHGLGKFSIRPQKTCETEKKLAHHLGMIAGGTGITPMLQLIRHITKNPSDTTTMSLIFANQTEEDILVRKELEEVARTHPDQFKLWYTLDRPPVGTIPVVPTVGQLQPLTHLRN encoded by the exons ATGCCGGCGTCGCGTCGG GACCCATCCCTGCTCCTTGCCATCACCGTTATCGGGGTTACAGTGCTCCTGTTCACCCTGAAGAGCATGAACTCAAGAAGGAGACGTCTTATCACCTTACAGAACCCTGAAACCAAGTACCCACTGCCCTTGATTGAGAAGGAG caAATCAGTCACAACACCCGGAGGTTCCGCTTTGGACTGCCCTCGCCAGATCACGTCTTAGGGCTTCCTGTAG GTAACTATGTCCATCTCTTAGCCACAATTGATGGTGTTATGGTGGTCAGGGCTTATACGCCTGTGTCCAGTGATGATGATCGAGGCTTTGTGGACTTAATTATAAAG ATCTACTTCAAAAACGTACACCCCAATTATCCAGAAGGGGGGAAGATGACGCAGTACTTGGAGAACATGAAAATTGGAGACACCATCTTTTTTCGAGGGCCAACTGGGCGCCTGTTCTATCATGGGCTAG GGAAGTTTTCAATCAGACCACAGAAAACATGTGAGACTGAAAAAAAGCTGGCCCATCACCTGGGAATGATTGCTGGGGGCACAG GGATTACCCCCATGCTGCAGCTCATTCGCCACATCACCAAGAACCCCAGTGACACGACCACGATGTCCCTCATCTTTGCCAACCAG ACAGAGGAGGATATCTTGGTGAGGAAGGAGCTTGAAGAAGTTGCCAGAACTCATCCAGACCAGTTCAAACTGTGGTACACCCTGGATAGGCCTCCAGTTGGTACGATCCCCGTTGTCCCCACTGTGGGTCAGCTCCAACCCTTGACCCACCTGAGGAACTAG